A single region of the Anaerococcus urinomassiliensis genome encodes:
- a CDS encoding AAA domain-containing protein, producing MSKTYAVDYKQIRNYYADFTDIPKKKDWDNQSPYSVFWYYKYDKKEDSKYEKVSELDNKPFYSLRGSKYPNTIPYTNDEGDRDKEAVPNSLFFEDLTNSSVKVPLHMLIHGYAEYTSFKKWKSNSDSLFKELDNNQDNYLFKSKIDKNGKKISGLNESQLKSISKALNYPITVIEGPPGTGKTHTIIGLLATALAKNKDYKIAVISYNNSAINNVESKLNEITDNQEKYGSWLRNLKNKYAKITNKEQREQYFRTNPFNGQILTSSSAGGFELSVPQSYTDEKQIIISTIHSIRKLFNKSGSQDYAYDLVIMDEASQCNIALGMIAYGIAKNIVIIGDTKQLQPIIDEKQINLVNQEYENIPNHLKLTRDENGETVANSILQSTLDAFDKPATKSFYGEFLTHLNIHYRCHPKIINFSIKNIYGENLQVAETSECTLNDDKSPFNIYWYKGNYNEYSRYKVDSAEDGYNSDGKPKRFEIKESTINAKQISIFKYELIEKILNEVLGNEDIGSKSICITSPFWPQTYELYKVLNEEVKNRGYSSEIAAILDNDTDSLDEEELSEVEKIKRRNRTFISIQSNKYIKTQTVSKAQGQEFDIVYFFPVIDGKEHDSPSQNMNLVNVAVTRAKEEFNIITSDRMFDSSLLQEIEKFSKLESKSAYSSIEINSKSKESGLYTTKLLNYIYELDGFNSFKETKYVSIFDENPKYVKYVEKKSNADMIDSAGEFVLNHNLQSIFSNKQKYKIMSQIYCDLIKIDETSQDSNSYIYNTKADNERKRIGNDKNPETNHPRYDFGILDENNRVLMLIEIDGFYHRLFIEQNEYDHIKYKKTTDRQDKDKIKDDLVINNGGVVLKNNTREEVKDKINKFKGCSYLLLRLPINGTTAFETENLKQDHPNNKIVDQFCTLEEIFNLII from the coding sequence ATGTCCAAGACATATGCTGTTGATTACAAGCAAATAAGAAATTATTATGCCGATTTTACTGATATACCTAAAAAGAAAGATTGGGATAATCAAAGTCCATACTCTGTATTTTGGTATTATAAATATGATAAAAAAGAAGATTCTAAATATGAGAAAGTCAGTGAACTTGATAATAAGCCATTCTATTCTTTAAGAGGGTCTAAGTATCCAAACACAATTCCTTATACTAATGATGAGGGTGATCGTGATAAAGAAGCTGTACCGAATAGTTTGTTTTTTGAAGACTTAACTAACAGCTCTGTAAAAGTGCCACTACATATGCTAATCCACGGATATGCCGAATATACTAGTTTTAAAAAATGGAAATCTAATAGTGATAGCTTGTTTAAAGAACTAGATAATAATCAAGATAACTATCTATTTAAATCCAAAATTGATAAAAATGGTAAAAAAATATCTGGTCTTAATGAATCTCAACTTAAATCAATATCTAAAGCCTTAAATTATCCAATTACTGTTATAGAAGGGCCACCAGGAACTGGGAAAACTCATACAATAATCGGATTATTAGCTACCGCTCTAGCTAAAAACAAAGACTATAAGATAGCCGTTATATCTTATAACAATTCAGCTATTAATAATGTAGAATCAAAGTTAAACGAAATTACTGATAATCAGGAAAAGTATGGATCGTGGTTAAGAAATCTTAAAAATAAATATGCAAAAATTACTAATAAAGAACAAAGGGAGCAATACTTTAGAACGAATCCCTTTAACGGTCAAATTTTAACATCTTCATCAGCTGGTGGTTTTGAGTTGTCAGTTCCTCAATCTTATACGGATGAAAAGCAGATAATTATATCCACAATACACTCAATTAGAAAATTATTTAATAAATCTGGCTCACAAGACTATGCATATGATTTAGTGATAATGGATGAAGCCAGTCAGTGTAACATAGCTTTAGGAATGATAGCCTATGGTATAGCCAAGAACATAGTGATAATTGGTGATACTAAACAGTTGCAACCTATTATAGATGAAAAACAAATTAATCTTGTTAATCAAGAATATGAAAATATACCAAATCATTTAAAACTCACTAGAGACGAAAATGGAGAAACAGTAGCGAATAGTATTCTACAGTCTACTTTAGATGCGTTTGACAAACCAGCAACTAAATCTTTCTATGGTGAGTTTCTAACTCATTTGAATATTCATTATAGATGCCATCCTAAAATAATAAACTTTTCTATAAAAAATATATATGGAGAAAATCTACAAGTAGCAGAGACTAGCGAATGTACGTTAAATGACGACAAATCTCCTTTTAATATTTATTGGTATAAAGGTAACTATAATGAATACAGTAGGTATAAGGTAGATAGTGCTGAAGATGGATACAATAGTGATGGTAAGCCAAAAAGGTTTGAGATAAAAGAATCAACTATAAATGCTAAACAAATTTCGATTTTTAAATATGAGTTAATTGAAAAAATTTTAAATGAGGTATTAGGAAATGAGGATATCGGTAGCAAGAGCATTTGTATTACCTCACCTTTTTGGCCGCAAACATATGAACTATATAAGGTTTTAAATGAGGAAGTAAAAAATAGGGGATACTCTAGTGAAATCGCTGCTATTTTAGATAATGATACTGATTCTTTGGATGAAGAAGAATTGTCAGAGGTTGAGAAGATAAAAAGAAGAAACAGAACCTTTATATCAATTCAATCAAATAAATATATTAAAACTCAAACAGTGAGCAAAGCTCAAGGGCAGGAATTTGATATAGTTTATTTTTTCCCTGTAATTGATGGAAAAGAACATGATAGCCCTTCTCAAAATATGAACTTAGTAAATGTAGCAGTAACTAGAGCTAAGGAAGAATTTAATATTATCACTTCAGATAGGATGTTTGATTCTAGCTTGCTTCAAGAGATAGAAAAATTCAGTAAACTAGAAAGTAAGTCAGCTTACTCATCAATCGAAATTAATTCTAAATCTAAGGAATCAGGTCTATACACAACTAAATTATTAAATTATATTTATGAATTGGATGGCTTTAATAGTTTTAAAGAAACTAAATACGTTTCAATATTTGATGAAAATCCAAAATATGTAAAGTATGTAGAAAAAAAATCTAATGCTGATATGATAGATAGCGCAGGAGAATTTGTTCTAAATCATAATTTACAGAGTATTTTTTCTAATAAACAAAAATATAAGATTATGAGTCAAATTTATTGTGATTTAATTAAGATTGATGAAACAAGTCAAGATTCTAATTCTTATATTTATAATACTAAGGCTGATAATGAAAGAAAAAGAATAGGGAATGATAAAAATCCTGAAACTAATCATCCTAGATATGATTTTGGAATATTAGATGAAAATAACAGGGTTCTAATGTTAATAGAGATAGATGGATTTTATCATAGACTTTTCATAGAGCAAAATGAGTATGACCACATAAAGTATAAGAAAACGACAGATAGACAGGATAAAGATAAAATAAAGGATGATCTAGTTATCAATAATGGAGGGGTAGTTCTTAAAAATAATACTAGAGAAGAGGTAAAGGATAAAATTAATAAATTCAAAGGTTGCTCTTATCTTTTACTTAGATTACCAATAAATGGGACTACAGCTTTTGAAACTGAAAATTTAAAACAAGATCATCCTAATAACAAAATTGTAGATCAGTTTTGCACTTTAGAAGAAATTTTTAATTTAATCATATAG
- a CDS encoding UvrD-helicase domain-containing protein yields MFNFGELNDNQISAVKTTEGPVLITAGPGIGKTHTLVQRAIYLIEEKGAKPEEIMMATFKEKATKELITRITNELAKKNIVANINGAVAK; encoded by the coding sequence ATGTTCAATTTTGGAGAATTAAATGATAATCAGATATCAGCAGTTAAAACCACTGAGGGGCCAGTTTTAATTACAGCTGGTCCTGGAATAGGCAAGACCCATACTCTAGTTCAAAGAGCGATATATCTTATAGAGGAAAAGGGTGCTAAGCCTGAAGAGATTATGATGGCCACCTTTAAAGAAAAAGCTACCAAGGAACTAATTACTAGGATTACAAATGAATTAGCTAAAAAGAATATAGTTGCTAATATTAATGGGGCTGTTGCAAAATAG
- a CDS encoding type III pantothenate kinase — protein sequence MLLAIDIENKITNVGIFKNRNLVANFLITTDRNKSIDEIYLILKLMLMDKDIKFSDIDHVIISTVVPELLESYSKISKKIINKNPIIISPGVKTGINIKCENPKEVGTDRIIRAVGASDIYDKNIIIISASTITTIDYINDKKEFLGGVILPGIDLFEKSLHQESAKLPQVEILRSKKILGNNTTKSIQSGIFHAYQNACWGLVKDIIDERRLNDENPEIIITGKYRNLLAKSTSTQIPSLGLIGLSKIFEINKEK from the coding sequence ATGTTACTTGCAATTGATATAGAAAATAAAATTACAAATGTAGGGATTTTTAAAAATAGAAATCTAGTAGCTAATTTTCTTATAACAACTGACAGAAATAAATCAATAGATGAAATTTACCTCATCCTAAAGCTAATGCTAATGGATAAGGATATCAAATTTTCTGATATTGACCATGTAATAATCTCTACTGTGGTTCCAGAATTATTAGAAAGCTACAGCAAGATATCAAAAAAAATAATTAATAAAAATCCAATCATCATATCTCCTGGAGTAAAAACAGGTATAAATATAAAATGTGAAAATCCAAAGGAAGTTGGCACAGACAGGATAATCAGGGCTGTTGGAGCAAGTGATATCTATGATAAAAACATCATAATCATATCAGCTTCAACTATTACTACAATTGATTATATTAATGATAAAAAAGAATTTTTGGGTGGTGTGATTCTCCCTGGCATTGACCTTTTTGAAAAATCTCTACACCAAGAAAGTGCCAAACTTCCACAAGTAGAAATTCTAAGGTCTAAGAAAATCCTAGGAAATAATACAACAAAGTCAATCCAAAGCGGAATTTTCCACGCCTATCAAAACGCTTGTTGGGGTCTAGTCAAGGATATAATTGATGAACGCAGACTAAATGATGAAAATCCCGAAATAATTATTACAGGCAAGTATAGAAACTTATTGGCAAAATCTACATCTACTCAAATCCCATCACTAGGACTTATAGGTCTAAGCAAAATATTTGAAATTAACAAAGAAAAATAA
- a CDS encoding thermonuclease family protein codes for MGVTDGDTITVGIYGNNYKLRFIGVDTLETNHPSKGVEFFGKEAPAFTETKLNNQKVWTERDVSETDKYDRLLRYVWLELPEDPENPTYEEVSDKTINGILCRDGYAQSNTYTTDVKYSDWFAKMAAEARDKGVGLWNDSERSAWEANNTPVAVVNQSNNNQAVEQQSNQQSQAPTGGWVQTTEQITNRGKTYTADTTWVPVKGNRNSMIYHAPGQRDYNNISNVSPEEYNEFSIFFEKLNPHLKGDQKEGYFINNYVDIIGTELDILRFAPKNVLNVEIKGQYPRKNKEIGEEEILNQLIRFRKILSLISEKVYSYSYLCNINKLYKLENNILRESNFSELVADIDYRYFNINLLDKYMGKKFLISHYSKYEKFIDQQYHLSNSQQSIKNSITETFDNSHIIITGGPGSGKSMLMFDLAKHYIEEGKNVLVLFSGFVMNYSKLRNVFKESIGFDFKAISDVSDRTRNYYIKYDAIKDYDVILIDETQRTYLPQIRYLIKLNSKKVLYFLDPDQVIRKQELENKIFAELQASKIPYKKFRLNDSFRVGRDKIDLIKILVGKMDKRARKSLTNKGFVNVIYFENQAEALDYIYVKSDSDNYQVINTTVDENNDVFYDNILLYHDPMINYEHITSTFGQEFSKVLVCLDENVYYDKNILQNKLIKNYITENLFYQAFTRALDKLLLVVVNNRPLYDEIINRISPYSED; via the coding sequence ATGGGTGTTACTGATGGGGATACAATAACAGTTGGGATATATGGAAATAACTATAAGCTTAGATTTATTGGTGTAGATACTCTAGAGACAAATCATCCAAGTAAAGGAGTAGAGTTTTTTGGTAAGGAAGCACCAGCGTTTACTGAGACAAAATTAAACAATCAGAAAGTCTGGACTGAAAGAGATGTCTCAGAGACTGATAAATATGACAGACTTCTTAGATATGTTTGGTTAGAATTACCTGAAGATCCAGAGAATCCAACATACGAGGAAGTTAGTGATAAGACGATCAATGGTATTTTATGCAGAGATGGCTATGCTCAATCTAATACCTATACAACAGATGTAAAATATTCTGATTGGTTTGCTAAAATGGCAGCCGAAGCTAGGGATAAGGGTGTTGGTTTATGGAATGATAGTGAACGTTCTGCTTGGGAGGCTAATAATACACCAGTTGCGGTGGTTAACCAGTCAAACAATAATCAGGCAGTTGAACAACAATCTAACCAGCAATCACAAGCTCCAACAGGTGGTTGGGTTCAAACAACAGAACAGATTACTAATAGAGGAAAGACTTACACCGCAGATACAACTTGGGTTCCAGTTAAAGGTAATAGGAACTCTATGATTTATCACGCACCTGGACAAAGAGACTATAATAATATATCTAACGTATCTCCAGAAGAATATAATGAGTTTTCTATTTTCTTCGAAAAGTTAAACCCTCATCTTAAAGGAGACCAGAAAGAGGGATATTTTATAAATAACTACGTAGACATTATTGGTACAGAATTAGATATACTTAGATTTGCTCCAAAGAATGTTTTAAATGTAGAAATAAAAGGACAATATCCAAGAAAAAACAAGGAGATAGGCGAAGAAGAAATATTAAATCAGCTTATAAGATTTCGAAAAATTCTTTCTTTAATAAGTGAAAAAGTTTATTCTTATTCTTACTTATGTAATATAAATAAATTATATAAATTAGAGAATAATATACTTAGAGAATCAAATTTTTCTGAGCTAGTAGCTGATATAGATTATAGATACTTTAATATAAATCTGCTAGATAAATATATGGGCAAGAAGTTTCTTATATCGCATTACAGCAAATATGAGAAATTTATAGATCAGCAATACCATTTAAGTAACAGTCAACAATCAATAAAAAATTCAATTACTGAAACTTTCGATAATAGTCACATTATAATTACAGGTGGCCCAGGTAGTGGAAAGTCTATGTTAATGTTTGATTTAGCAAAACATTACATAGAAGAAGGTAAAAATGTTTTGGTTTTGTTTAGTGGATTTGTAATGAACTATAGCAAGCTACGTAATGTCTTTAAAGAATCAATAGGATTTGATTTCAAAGCTATTAGCGATGTTTCAGATAGAACAAGGAACTATTACATTAAGTATGATGCAATCAAAGATTATGATGTAATTTTGATTGATGAAACTCAAAGAACTTATTTGCCTCAAATTAGATATTTAATTAAGCTAAACTCAAAGAAAGTCTTATATTTCTTAGACCCTGATCAAGTAATTAGAAAACAAGAACTTGAAAATAAAATATTTGCAGAATTACAAGCTTCTAAGATTCCTTATAAAAAATTTCGCTTAAATGATAGTTTTAGGGTTGGAAGAGACAAAATCGATCTTATTAAAATTCTAGTAGGAAAGATGGATAAAAGAGCTAGAAAAAGTTTGACAAATAAAGGCTTTGTTAATGTTATTTATTTTGAAAACCAAGCCGAGGCTTTAGATTATATTTATGTTAAATCAGATAGTGATAATTATCAAGTAATAAATACTACAGTTGATGAGAATAACGATGTTTTTTATGACAATATATTGTTATACCATGATCCAATGATTAACTATGAGCATATTACAAGTACATTTGGTCAGGAGTTCAGCAAGGTATTGGTATGTTTAGATGAGAATGTCTACTATGATAAGAACATACTACAGAATAAATTGATAAAGAATTATATAACTGAAAATCTATTTTATCAAGCTTTTACGAGGGCTTTAGACAAACTATTGTTAGTAGTAGTGAATAACCGTCCATTATATGATGAGATTATTAATAGAATAAGTCCATATTCAGAAGACTGA